The following are encoded together in the Pontibacter liquoris genome:
- a CDS encoding Lrp/AsnC ligand binding domain-containing protein, producing MSYEIDNLDRQILHLLMQDVTRAYTDIAKELNVSGGTIHVRMKKLNEMGVVKGAQLLINPSAVGYDVCAFIGVFLEKGSEYKDAVAQMQQIPEIVELHYTTGSYSMFAKIICRDTKHLREVLNEKLQAIDGVQRTETLISLEESISRQITI from the coding sequence ATGAGTTACGAAATTGATAATCTTGACCGGCAGATTTTGCATTTACTTATGCAGGATGTGACCCGTGCTTACACCGATATCGCCAAAGAGCTCAATGTGTCGGGCGGTACCATTCATGTTCGGATGAAAAAGCTGAATGAAATGGGTGTTGTAAAAGGGGCGCAGCTGCTGATAAACCCTTCGGCGGTGGGCTACGATGTGTGTGCCTTTATCGGCGTGTTTCTGGAAAAAGGCTCCGAGTACAAGGATGCCGTGGCACAGATGCAGCAGATACCGGAAATTGTAGAGCTGCACTATACCACGGGCTCTTACAGCATGTTTGCCAAGATCATTTGCCGCGATACCAAACACCTGCGCGAAGTGCTTAACGAGAAACTGCAGGCCATCGACGGCGTGCAGCGCACCGAAACCCTGATCTCGCTGGAAGAAAGTATAAGCCGCCAGATCACGATCTGA
- a CDS encoding asparagine synthetase A: MELSTLEETTTLETTLGHLRRPLLPKVLQVQQGIVRAVHDFMFKKGLTQLMPLMLSPITDPLNHGVVDATIGYADRHWSLTKSMIFHKQLALLNPALQSLYIVSPNVRLEFSDRAGTGRHLFEFTQIDFEFKDKDRFYVMEFMEELVNAVFARLNAEIPEVLLELRGELLPQYEQWPVYRTEKLEAALGPDYERIKSEEATTPFWLLNHTREFYDKEDPAKPGTYLNYDLIWPDGFGEGLSGAEREHEYHQIRKRMAQVGTSQEIFKHYLEVAREEGLPRTAGAGFGVERMTRFICRLKDVDEVTVFSRKPYAASLF, translated from the coding sequence ATGGAGCTATCAACTCTCGAAGAAACTACAACGCTGGAAACAACGTTGGGCCACCTGCGCCGCCCCTTGCTGCCCAAAGTGCTGCAGGTGCAGCAAGGCATTGTGCGCGCTGTCCACGATTTTATGTTTAAAAAAGGACTGACGCAGCTCATGCCGCTGATGCTCTCGCCTATTACTGACCCGCTGAACCACGGGGTGGTAGATGCCACGATCGGGTATGCCGACCGGCACTGGAGCCTGACCAAGTCGATGATCTTTCATAAGCAACTGGCCCTGCTCAACCCGGCGCTTCAAAGCCTCTACATCGTGTCGCCGAACGTGCGCCTGGAGTTTTCCGACCGTGCTGGTACGGGCCGCCATCTGTTCGAGTTCACGCAGATCGATTTTGAGTTTAAAGACAAAGACCGCTTTTATGTGATGGAGTTTATGGAGGAGCTGGTAAATGCCGTGTTTGCCCGCCTGAACGCTGAAATTCCGGAGGTGCTGCTTGAGCTCCGTGGCGAGTTGCTGCCGCAGTATGAGCAATGGCCCGTGTACCGCACCGAGAAACTGGAAGCTGCCCTGGGCCCGGATTATGAGCGGATCAAATCAGAGGAAGCGACCACACCGTTCTGGCTGCTGAACCACACCCGCGAGTTTTACGACAAGGAAGACCCTGCCAAACCGGGCACCTACCTGAACTATGACCTGATCTGGCCGGATGGATTTGGCGAAGGCTTGTCGGGAGCGGAGCGGGAGCACGAGTACCACCAGATACGCAAGCGCATGGCCCAGGTAGGCACCAGCCAGGAGATCTTTAAGCACTACCTGGAAGTGGCCCGGGAAGAAGGCCTGCCCCGCACAGCCGGCGCTGGCTTTGGAGTGGAGCGCATGACGCGCTTTATCTGCCGCCTGAAAGACGTGGACGAAGTAACGGTGTTTTCGCGCAAGCCCTATGCAGCCTCCCTGTTTTAA